A stretch of the Panicum virgatum strain AP13 chromosome 9N, P.virgatum_v5, whole genome shotgun sequence genome encodes the following:
- the LOC120689592 gene encoding late embryogenesis abundant protein D-34-like translates to MSQEQPRRPSDQQSAGGGGGEQDAVRYGDVFPAVSGGLAEKPIAPQDAATMQSAENLVFGQTLRGGPAAAMQSAATTNERMGIVGHDQATDATAVQGVTVSETRVPGGRIVTEFVAGQAVGQYLARDDAAGAGVAGNTKVTIGEALEATALAAGDEPMERSDAAAIQAAEARATGLDANVPGGLAAQAQSAAAANAWAERDVDKTTLGDVLANATAQLVADKPVESADALRVAGAENRNRGDGTARPGGVAASMAAAARLNRDEAVWDQ, encoded by the exons ATGAGCCAGGAGCAGCCGAGGAGGCCGTCCGACCAGcagtcggccggcggcggcggcggcgagcaggacgCCGTCCGCTACGGCGACGTCTTTCCGGCGGTGAGTGGCGGCCTCGCAGAGAAGCCCATCGCGCCGCAGGACGCGGCCACGATGCAATCGGCGGAGAACCTCGTGTTCGGGCAGACGCTCAGgggcggccccgccgccgccatgcagTCCGCGGCCACCACCAACGAGCGGATGGGCATCGTCGGGCACGACCAGGCCACGGACGCCACCGCCGTGCAGGGCGTCACCGTCTCCGAGACCCGCGTCCCGGGCGGACGCATCGTCACCGAGTTCGTCGCCGGCCAG GCTGTTGGCCAGTACCTCGCGAGGGATGATGCCGCCGGTGCTGGCGTGGCGGGTAACACGAAGGTGACGATCGGCGAGGCGCTGGAGGCGACGGCGCTCGCCGCGGGCGACGAACCGATGGAGCGCAGCGACGCGGCCGCCATCCAGGCGGCGGAAGCAAGGGCCACCGGGCTGGACGCGAACGTCCCCGGCGGCCTGGCCGCGCAGGCGCagtcggccgcggcggccaacGCGTGGGCGGAGCGCGACGTGGACAAGACCACACTCGGCGACGTCCTCGCG AACGCGACGGCGCAGCTGGTGGCGGACAAACCGGTGGAGAGCGCCGACGCGCTGAGGGTGGCCGGCGCGGAGAACCGCAACAGGGGCGACGGGACGGCGAGGCCGGGGGGCGTGGCCGCGTccatggccgcggccgcgcggctcAACCGTGACGAGGCGGTCTGGGATCAGTGA
- the LOC120689590 gene encoding pentatricopeptide repeat-containing protein At5g21222-like, whose translation MAIAAARRRLWRGMGTAAAAAVCGADGTLLARLVLEPESRVKATVEEAASSAQHRDGGFWEPLAAALLRASSPTKAHLVLEWKLEKLLKEEIHDCEPYSTIIRFCAQTRNAALAMRVFECVEAQGVHLNTSIFNALVNTFLSVGDLLSAMTLYEAMEGIDGCKPDSNTYDAFISTFSLLGSGHAMMSWYIAAKNAGFTPSIQAFESLITGFVWLNMLDDAKTVFEEMTSLGIKPNSTILEANLEIVSRKEQANTVRDFLKRVSDGN comes from the exons ATGGctatcgccgccgctcgccggcgcctgTGGCGCGGGATGGGGACTGCGGCCGCCGCAGCGGTGTGTGGGGCGGACGGAACTCTACTGGCTCGgttggttttggagccggagagCCGCGTGAAGGCGACCGTGGAGGAGGCTGCTTCCTCGGCGCAGCACCGTGACGGCGGCTTCTGggagcccctcgccgccgcgctccttcGCGCGTCCTCTCCGACCAAGGCGCACCTC GTATTGGAATGGAAGCTAGAGAAGCTACTGAAGGAAGAGATTCATGATTGCGAGCCCTACTCAACGATAATCCGATTCTGTGCTCAGACAAGGAATGCAGCACTTGCAATGAGAGTCTTTGAATGCGTGGAGGCGCAGGGAGTTCATCTGAACACTAGCATTTTCAATGCTCTTGTTAACACTTTCTTGTCGGTCGGAGATCTCCTCTCCGCAATGACTTTATATGAGGCTATGGAAGGCATTGATGGTTGCAAGCCTGATTCCAATACGTACGATGCATTCATATCAACATTTTCGCTGCTTGGAAGTGGTCATGCGATGATGAGCTGGTACATAGCTGCAAAGAATGCTGGGTTTACTCCAAGTATTCAAGcttttgaatctttgatcacaGGGTTTGTTTGGTTGAACATGCTAGATGATGCCAAAACGGTGTTTGAGGAAATGACTTCCTTGGGGATTAAGCCAAACTCTACTATTTTGGAGGCCAATCTTGAGATAGTTTCTAGAAAAGAGCAGGCCAACACAGTAAGAGACTTTTTAAAACGTGTGAGTGATGGCAACTAG
- the LOC120689591 gene encoding uncharacterized protein LOC120689591, with the protein MRIHPAAAAPAGGKKDLRRLPHVYSKVLELLLPADTDVEVFEGPDAFHFVAAGARGAGVVQVRTVRIHPGVTKVVVQAGGAGGAEEAGADDMELDRWRSRLPEASRPAMAVAGYVDGQLVVTVPKGREGSEGADAGQGEVTWRCCSGGKISGRLVVVQ; encoded by the coding sequence ATGAGGATccacccagcagcagcagctcccgCCGGCGGCAAGAAGGACCTCCGCCGGCTTCCGCACGTGTACAGCAAGGTGCTCGAGCTGCTGCTCCCGGCGGACACCGACGTCGAGGTGTTCGAAGGCCCCGACGCCTtccacttcgtcgccgccggtgcgcgAGGCGCCGGCGTGGTGCAGGTGCGCACCGTGAGGATCCACCCCGGGGTTACCAAGGTAGTGGTGCAGGCAGGTGGCGCCGGAGGCGCTGAGGAGGCTGGCGCCGACGACATGGAGCTCGACAGGTGGCGGTCCCGGCTGCCCGAGGCGAGTCGTCCGGCGATGGCGGTGGCTGGGTACGTCGACGGGCAGCTCGTTGTGACAGTTCCAAAGGGGCGTGAAGGCAGCGAAGGCGCCGATGCCGGGCAAGGTGAGGTTACCTGGAGATGCTGCAGCGGAGGAAAGATTAGTGGAAGACTGGTGGTTGTACAGTAG